The following proteins come from a genomic window of Methylorubrum populi:
- a CDS encoding MSMEG_0565 family glycosyltransferase: MSGLRIAILTHSTNPRGGVAHSLALAEALCRLGHEAVVHAPDPDGRGFFRDAGCPTVPVAAKAVSGDTVALVRSRINDYLRHFATPAACDFDVFHAHDGIGGNALATLKHRRLIPVFARTVHHVDSFTDPVLAQWQDRSIREAARLLCVSRTWAEWIRNDLGVEAGVVGNGVDLSAYSCAPSETDAAVRDRWGLGPGPVILSVGGFEERKNSAGIVAAFVRLREHHPHAQLVVAGGASLLDHASYQARCRAALAAAGLAVGPGLAVIETGPVPQSDMPALYRLADVLAFPSWTEGFGLCVLEAMACGTPAIVSRRPPFTEYLDATDVLFVDPADPDDLVRAVETALVPETRARLRAAGLKRAAIHSWRACAERHLDAYAACARARQEPIYA, translated from the coding sequence GTGAGCGGCCTGCGGATCGCGATCCTGACCCACTCCACCAACCCGCGCGGCGGCGTCGCCCACAGCCTCGCCCTGGCCGAGGCGCTGTGCCGGCTCGGGCACGAAGCGGTGGTTCACGCGCCCGATCCCGACGGCCGCGGCTTCTTCCGGGACGCGGGCTGCCCCACCGTTCCGGTGGCCGCCAAGGCGGTGAGCGGTGACACGGTCGCGCTCGTGCGATCCCGCATCAACGATTACCTGCGCCACTTCGCGACGCCGGCGGCCTGCGACTTCGACGTCTTCCACGCCCATGACGGGATCGGCGGCAACGCGCTCGCGACCCTGAAGCACCGTCGGCTGATCCCGGTCTTCGCGCGAACGGTCCACCATGTCGACAGCTTCACCGATCCGGTTCTCGCGCAGTGGCAGGACCGCTCGATCCGCGAGGCGGCCCGCCTGCTCTGCGTCAGCCGGACATGGGCCGAGTGGATCCGGAACGATCTCGGCGTCGAGGCGGGCGTCGTGGGAAACGGCGTCGACCTGTCGGCCTACTCGTGCGCGCCCTCCGAAACGGACGCGGCCGTTCGGGACCGCTGGGGTCTCGGTCCCGGGCCGGTGATCCTCAGCGTCGGCGGCTTCGAGGAGCGCAAGAACAGCGCCGGCATTGTCGCGGCCTTCGTGCGCCTGAGGGAGCACCACCCGCACGCGCAGCTCGTCGTCGCCGGCGGCGCCTCGCTGCTCGATCACGCCTCCTACCAAGCTCGCTGTCGCGCGGCGCTGGCCGCGGCCGGACTTGCGGTCGGCCCCGGGCTGGCGGTCATCGAGACCGGTCCGGTTCCGCAATCCGACATGCCGGCGCTCTACCGGCTCGCGGACGTTTTGGCATTCCCCTCTTGGACGGAGGGCTTCGGTCTCTGCGTACTTGAGGCGATGGCCTGCGGCACGCCTGCCATCGTGTCGCGCCGGCCGCCCTTCACCGAGTACCTGGACGCGACGGATGTGCTGTTCGTCGATCCCGCCGACCCGGACGATCTGGTCCGCGCCGTGGAGACGGCCCTCGTGCCGGAGACCCGCGCCCGCCTGAGGGCAGCCGGCCTGAAACGGGCCGCGATCCATTCCTGGCGCGCCTGCGCCGAGCGTCACCTCGATGCCTACGCGGCCTGTGCCCGCGCCCGACAGGAGCCGATTTATGCCTGA
- a CDS encoding sll0787 family AIR synthase-like protein — protein sequence MGAGFDLQALARQIRDARGVAHKRDIEAVVTRLGLNGRNARVPVGDDCAAIPDGDGHLLLAIEGFLDSFVAADPYFAGYCGIMVNLSDVAAMGGRALAVVDALWSRDDAAADPLLAGLSDAAALYGVPIVGGHTNTRAGAGNLAVAMLGRAGPHLLTSFDAAPGDDLVAAIDLRGRFREPHPYWDASTGRPGERLRGDLALLPELAEAGLARAAKDISMAGTVGTALMLLECSQVGAVIDLDAIPRPEDVPLTRWLTAFPSFGFLLSVRPDRTPAVLTRFAERGIAAATIGTLDMSRVARVRDTAGEQAVVWDFRASPLIGCGRDDPAGDAP from the coding sequence ATGGGGGCGGGATTCGATCTCCAGGCCCTGGCCCGCCAGATCCGGGATGCGCGCGGCGTGGCCCACAAGCGGGACATCGAAGCCGTGGTGACGCGGCTCGGACTCAACGGGCGGAACGCGCGGGTTCCGGTCGGCGACGACTGTGCCGCGATCCCCGATGGAGACGGCCATCTGCTCCTCGCCATCGAGGGCTTCCTCGACAGTTTCGTCGCCGCCGACCCGTACTTCGCCGGCTATTGCGGCATCATGGTCAACCTCAGCGACGTGGCCGCGATGGGCGGACGGGCGCTCGCCGTGGTCGATGCCCTTTGGAGCCGCGACGACGCGGCGGCGGACCCGCTCCTGGCCGGCCTGTCCGATGCCGCCGCCCTCTACGGCGTGCCGATCGTCGGCGGCCACACCAACACCCGCGCCGGCGCCGGCAACCTCGCGGTCGCGATGCTCGGTCGAGCGGGACCGCACCTCCTGACGAGCTTCGACGCGGCGCCGGGCGACGACCTCGTCGCTGCCATCGACCTGCGCGGTCGCTTCCGCGAGCCGCACCCGTACTGGGACGCCTCGACCGGCCGCCCCGGTGAGCGGCTGCGCGGAGACCTCGCCCTGCTGCCGGAGCTTGCCGAAGCGGGGCTCGCCCGTGCCGCCAAGGACATCAGCATGGCCGGCACCGTCGGAACGGCGCTGATGTTGCTCGAATGCTCGCAGGTCGGCGCCGTCATCGATCTCGACGCGATCCCGCGCCCCGAGGATGTTCCCCTGACGCGCTGGCTGACAGCCTTCCCGAGCTTCGGCTTCCTTCTGAGCGTGCGCCCGGACCGGACGCCGGCCGTGCTCACCCGCTTCGCGGAGCGGGGCATCGCCGCCGCCACGATCGGCACGCTCGACATGAGCCGCGTCGCGCGGGTGCGGGACACCGCGGGCGAACAGGCCGTCGTCTGGGACTTTCGGGCGAGCCCGCTGATCGGCTGCGGCCGGGACGACCCGGCGGGGGACGCGCCGTGA
- a CDS encoding MSMEG_0567/Sll0786 family nitrogen starvation N-acetyltransferase produces MMFDPFTPYRPSHFRVKFAVAPWERQACAALRREVFCTEQGLFADDDRDAIDAHAIPICALSTLGGDADAVVGTVRIHAVAERPGEWWGSRLAVARTHRGTAALGAGLIQVAVSSAHARGCTRFLAHVQEQNVPLFQTLHWASLDTVDLHGRPHHLMQADLAAYPPMHDPEHGLVTFRRAA; encoded by the coding sequence ATGATGTTCGATCCCTTCACACCGTACCGGCCGAGCCACTTCCGGGTGAAGTTCGCGGTCGCACCCTGGGAAAGGCAGGCCTGCGCGGCCCTGCGCCGGGAGGTCTTCTGCACGGAGCAGGGCCTGTTCGCGGATGACGACCGGGACGCCATCGACGCGCACGCCATCCCGATCTGCGCCCTCTCGACCCTGGGGGGTGACGCGGATGCCGTCGTCGGCACCGTGCGGATCCACGCGGTCGCCGAGCGTCCCGGCGAGTGGTGGGGCTCGCGCCTCGCGGTCGCCCGCACGCACCGCGGAACCGCCGCGCTCGGCGCCGGGCTCATACAGGTTGCAGTTTCCTCGGCCCACGCCCGCGGCTGCACGCGCTTCCTGGCCCATGTGCAGGAGCAGAACGTCCCGCTGTTCCAGACCCTGCACTGGGCGAGCCTCGACACGGTCGACCTGCACGGACGCCCGCATCACCTGATGCAGGCCGACCTCGCCGCCTATCCGCCGATGCACGACCCCGAGCACGGGCTCGTCACCTTCCGCAGGGCCGCGTGA
- a CDS encoding MSMEG_0568 family radical SAM protein gives MAGLVGMPTERLINALQSYGVRLADSRAGAPSRRGGAGPSDHKAMTIAGRTVMVPVHTESAFDSPFLVRRPDADGVSVIEHEGVVIGRATFPGKPRFYALSTFDGVPYSKIAVLHGRDVLATTVLQTCIRYASRTKTCQFCSIGQSLAAGRTVAHKTPEQLAEVARAAVLLDGVKHMVMTTGTPNATDRGAAVLCESAFAVKAAVDLPIQAQCEPPDDDRWFERMRHSGIDALGMHLEAVTPEVRARIMPGKASVPLERYYAAFEAAVPVFGRGQVSTYILAGLGDAPAAILAMAERLIGMGVYPFVVPFVPISGTPLESHPAPDPDFMHAILRPLAQMLARAALRSADIKAGCGRCGACSALSAYESVGIAA, from the coding sequence ATGGCGGGCTTGGTCGGGATGCCGACGGAACGACTGATCAACGCGTTGCAGTCCTACGGCGTTAGACTCGCCGACAGCCGCGCCGGGGCCCCGAGCCGCCGCGGCGGGGCCGGGCCGTCCGACCACAAGGCCATGACCATTGCGGGCCGGACGGTGATGGTGCCGGTCCATACCGAGAGCGCCTTCGACTCGCCCTTCCTCGTGCGCCGTCCGGACGCCGACGGGGTCTCGGTCATCGAGCACGAGGGCGTCGTGATCGGGCGCGCCACCTTCCCCGGCAAGCCCCGCTTCTACGCCCTCTCGACCTTCGACGGCGTACCCTATTCGAAGATCGCAGTGCTGCACGGTCGGGACGTGCTCGCCACCACCGTGCTTCAGACCTGCATCCGCTACGCGAGCCGCACCAAGACCTGCCAATTCTGCTCCATCGGCCAGTCGCTGGCTGCCGGCCGCACCGTCGCCCACAAGACGCCGGAGCAGCTCGCCGAGGTCGCCCGCGCCGCCGTGCTCCTCGACGGCGTCAAGCACATGGTGATGACGACCGGCACGCCGAACGCCACAGACCGGGGCGCCGCCGTGCTCTGCGAGAGCGCCTTCGCCGTGAAGGCCGCGGTCGATCTGCCGATCCAGGCCCAGTGCGAGCCGCCGGACGACGACCGCTGGTTCGAGCGGATGAGGCATTCGGGCATCGACGCCCTTGGCATGCACCTGGAGGCGGTCACGCCCGAGGTCCGTGCCCGCATCATGCCCGGCAAGGCGAGCGTCCCGCTGGAGCGCTACTACGCGGCCTTCGAGGCCGCCGTCCCGGTCTTCGGACGGGGACAGGTCTCGACCTACATCCTCGCCGGCCTCGGTGACGCGCCCGCCGCCATCCTGGCGATGGCCGAGCGCCTGATCGGAATGGGCGTCTACCCGTTCGTGGTGCCCTTCGTGCCGATCTCGGGCACGCCGCTGGAGAGCCACCCGGCGCCCGATCCCGACTTCATGCACGCGATCCTGAGGCCACTCGCCCAGATGCTGGCCAGGGCCGCTCTGCGCTCGGCCGACATCAAGGCCGGCTGCGGACGCTGCGGCGCCTGCTCGGCCCTCTCCGCCTACGAGAGCGTGGGGATAGCGGCATGA
- a CDS encoding Nit6803 family nitrilase codes for MTESRIVRAAAVQIAPDLDRPDGTLERVLNAVDEAAAKGARFIVFPETFVPYYPYFSFVLPPALQGAEHLKLYERAVAVPGPVTQAVAAAARRHHAVIVLGVNERDHGSLYNTQLIFDADGSLKLKRRKITPTYHERMIWGQGDGAGLDVVETAVGRVGALACWEHYNPLARYALMARHEEIHAAQFPGSLVGQIFADQMEVTIRHHALEAACFVVNATGWLTDAQVAQVCPEERLRGACRGGNCTAIVSPEGKHLAEPLGDGEGILIADMDLALVTKRKRMMDSVGHYARPELLSLLHDDRPASFVHQPIRSKTAIRSLDHEQHAASDEPSLSGGHGGLGRDADGTTDQRVAVLRR; via the coding sequence ATGACAGAAAGCCGGATCGTGCGCGCCGCCGCCGTCCAGATCGCACCGGACCTCGACCGACCGGACGGAACCCTTGAGCGCGTGCTCAACGCCGTCGACGAGGCCGCCGCCAAGGGCGCGCGCTTCATCGTCTTTCCCGAGACCTTCGTCCCCTACTATCCCTACTTCTCCTTCGTGCTCCCCCCGGCCCTGCAGGGCGCGGAACACCTCAAGCTCTACGAACGCGCCGTCGCGGTGCCGGGGCCGGTCACGCAGGCCGTCGCGGCGGCCGCGCGCCGCCATCACGCCGTCATCGTCCTCGGCGTGAACGAGCGGGACCACGGTTCGCTCTACAACACGCAGCTGATCTTCGATGCGGACGGCAGCCTCAAGCTCAAGCGCCGCAAGATCACTCCGACCTACCACGAGCGCATGATTTGGGGGCAGGGCGACGGCGCCGGCCTCGACGTGGTCGAGACCGCCGTGGGCCGCGTCGGCGCGCTGGCGTGCTGGGAGCACTACAACCCGCTCGCCCGCTACGCCCTGATGGCGCGCCACGAGGAGATCCACGCCGCCCAATTCCCCGGATCGCTGGTGGGCCAGATCTTCGCCGACCAGATGGAGGTGACGATCCGTCACCACGCCCTGGAAGCGGCCTGCTTCGTGGTCAACGCCACCGGCTGGCTCACGGACGCGCAGGTGGCGCAGGTCTGCCCCGAGGAGCGCCTGCGCGGCGCCTGCCGAGGCGGCAATTGCACCGCCATCGTCTCGCCCGAGGGCAAGCACCTCGCAGAGCCGCTCGGGGACGGCGAGGGGATCCTGATCGCCGATATGGACCTCGCGCTCGTGACCAAACGCAAGCGGATGATGGACTCGGTCGGCCACTACGCGCGCCCCGAACTCCTCAGCCTTCTCCACGACGATCGTCCGGCCTCGTTCGTGCACCAGCCGATTCGTTCCAAGACCGCAATCCGGAGCCTCGACCATGAGCAGCACGCCGCTTCCGACGAGCCTTCCCTTTCCGGCGGCCATGGCGGGCTTGGTCGGGATGCCGACGGAACGACTGATCAACGCGTTGCAGTCCTACGGCGTTAG
- a CDS encoding MSMEG_0572/Sll0783 family nitrogen starvation response protein translates to MPAVNREPHKKGDFLVDYEEKVFEDVKAEPGQKALVTFHTVAFEGSIGLVNLLQATRLQRKGFDTSILLYGPGITLGVQRGFPRLGDEAFPGHLNFNNQLEKFMAEGGKVYACRFSTQALYGHGEAAFIEGIRMINPLDVLDCILLHKRDNAVIIDTWTV, encoded by the coding sequence ATGCCTGCCGTGAACCGCGAACCCCATAAGAAGGGCGACTTCCTGGTCGATTACGAGGAGAAGGTCTTCGAGGACGTGAAGGCGGAGCCGGGCCAGAAGGCGCTCGTCACTTTCCACACTGTGGCGTTCGAGGGCTCGATCGGCCTCGTCAACCTGCTCCAGGCGACCCGCCTGCAGCGCAAGGGCTTCGATACCTCGATCCTGCTCTACGGCCCCGGCATCACGCTCGGCGTCCAGCGCGGCTTCCCGCGTCTCGGCGACGAAGCCTTCCCCGGCCACCTGAACTTCAACAACCAACTCGAAAAGTTCATGGCCGAAGGCGGCAAGGTCTACGCCTGCCGCTTCTCGACCCAGGCTCTCTACGGCCACGGCGAGGCCGCCTTCATCGAGGGCATCCGCATGATCAACCCTCTCGACGTGCTCGACTGCATCCTTCTGCACAAGCGCGACAACGCGGTGATCATCGACACCTGGACCGTCTGA
- a CDS encoding PLP-dependent aminotransferase family protein → MKASHREGRAVFQAGGLGGWTPDLKRWGKPHYLAIADALEDDIRTGRLTPGTRLPTQRALAETLGLNFTTVSRGYVEAHKRGLIEGRVGQGTYVVDPAQAARPSSAAPRIGPVDFTMNLPPEPDAPALRARMQASFAELSGDLGNLLRYQGFGGTDEDKQAALRWLKARGIVAAQERLLICPGTHSALFGVLGQIARPGDTICAERITYPGIRALAAHLGLRLVDLPMDRHGVDPDAFAAACTKVAPKAIYLNPLLQNPTTATLPRARREAIIAVARRYAVTILEDDAYAHICPAPPPSFAELAPEITYYVAGLAKCLGAGLRLAFLVAPSARSALPLGGALRAATVMASPISTALATRWILDGTAEAIVDFVREESSARQRIAGSLLPAASYTADPHGFHVWITLPEGWTRSAFASQGRAAGLGVVGSDPFCVAGTPPEAVRLCLGGPSTRQQITHGLEVLAHALEGSPALASTYI, encoded by the coding sequence ATGAAGGCGTCACACCGAGAAGGACGGGCCGTGTTTCAGGCCGGTGGCCTGGGCGGCTGGACGCCCGATCTGAAGCGATGGGGGAAGCCGCACTACCTCGCCATCGCGGACGCCTTGGAGGACGACATCCGAACCGGGCGTTTGACGCCGGGGACACGTCTGCCGACCCAGCGCGCCCTCGCCGAAACGCTCGGCCTGAACTTCACGACCGTATCCCGCGGCTATGTCGAGGCCCATAAGCGTGGCCTGATCGAGGGCCGTGTCGGCCAGGGCACCTACGTGGTCGATCCGGCCCAAGCGGCCCGTCCGAGCAGCGCCGCGCCGAGGATCGGGCCCGTCGATTTCACCATGAACCTCCCGCCCGAGCCCGATGCACCGGCGCTGCGGGCGCGCATGCAGGCCTCCTTCGCAGAGCTCTCCGGCGACCTCGGCAATCTGCTGCGGTATCAGGGTTTCGGCGGCACGGACGAGGACAAGCAGGCCGCGCTGCGATGGTTGAAGGCCCGGGGCATCGTCGCGGCCCAGGAGCGCCTGCTGATCTGCCCCGGCACGCACAGCGCGCTCTTCGGCGTGCTGGGCCAGATCGCTCGTCCGGGTGACACGATCTGCGCCGAGCGGATCACCTATCCGGGCATCCGTGCGCTCGCGGCGCATCTCGGCCTCCGTCTCGTGGACCTTCCCATGGACCGTCACGGGGTCGATCCGGACGCATTCGCGGCCGCCTGCACGAAGGTGGCACCGAAGGCGATCTATCTGAATCCCCTGTTGCAGAACCCGACCACCGCGACGCTGCCCCGGGCGCGGCGCGAGGCGATCATCGCCGTGGCGCGCCGATATGCCGTCACGATCCTTGAGGACGACGCCTACGCGCATATCTGCCCGGCCCCGCCGCCGAGCTTCGCCGAGCTCGCGCCCGAGATCACCTATTACGTGGCGGGTCTCGCCAAGTGCCTCGGCGCGGGGCTTCGCCTCGCCTTCCTGGTGGCGCCGAGCGCGCGGTCGGCCCTCCCCCTCGGGGGCGCGTTGCGAGCGGCCACCGTCATGGCGTCACCGATCTCGACGGCGCTGGCCACACGCTGGATCCTGGACGGCACCGCGGAGGCCATCGTGGACTTCGTCCGGGAGGAATCGAGCGCGCGCCAGCGCATCGCGGGCTCGCTTCTGCCCGCCGCAAGCTACACCGCCGATCCGCACGGCTTCCATGTCTGGATCACGCTGCCGGAGGGGTGGACGCGCTCGGCCTTCGCGAGCCAGGGCCGTGCGGCGGGGCTGGGCGTCGTCGGCAGTGATCCGTTCTGCGTGGCCGGGACGCCGCCGGAGGCGGTGCGCCTCTGCCTCGGCGGCCCCTCGACCCGGCAGCAGATCACGCACGGACTTGAAGTCCTCGCTCACGCGCTCGAAGGCTCGCCGGCCCTCGCCTCGACCTACATCTGA
- a CDS encoding PAS domain S-box protein encodes MRSHAWSRSPLGHPGTWPSCLRSTVSLMLGSRFPMFVAFGPELGFLYNDAYAEILGDKHPEALGRPFHDIWPEIWPDIAPLIDRALSGEPTWSEDMPLTMNRRGHDEQTWFTFSYSPVRDEQGRVAGMFCACTETTGRVRAEIGLREAEARQRALADHLPSGYVYQLATPRDGSDRRFLYVSQGFERMTGLPAEAVLADPAAAYDLFLPDHRERLAEAEAAAIRELAPFDVEAPMRRPDGSIAWTRIVSAPRAVGDYLVWDGLHLDDTARRRAEEQLRESERRLRLATEAAEIGLWDVDEVKGTLFWPARVKAMFGISPDVPVTMADYYAGLHPDDREATSAAYAAAADPDRRAVYDVEYRTVGREDGIVRWVAAKGRGVFEGGRCLRVLGTAIDITARKQAEAALLDREARLKAVFAQAGAGLALTDMEGRFTEVNGTYCTIVGRSRDEVLGSRMIEITHPDDRSGNIPSFEAAARGGTAFDIEKRYVRPDGEIVWVRNSVSAVRSDDGRVVAMLAVSVDITDRVRAELALRESEAQFRVLSQVLPNFVWATDADGRATWFNERVYAYAGLIQGQLDAEGWWAIVHPDDRERVAREWLAAVTSVDSYQCEYRLRRADGTYRWFLGRGQPVVAGDGAVLRWVGTSTDIDDQKQVMAELVRFNEALERRVAERTAEHDRVWRNSRDLLVVVGADGVFRAANPAWEAILGYGPTEVVGRHFGTFIWPDDIELTQAALERAVSTGPLTDFENRYRHKEGTPRWISWRTAIEGDLVYAYGRDVTAERTQGEALRQAEEALRQSQKLEAVGQLTGGVAHDFNNLLTIIRSSVDFLRRPDLPEERKSRYLTAVSETVDRAAKLTGQLLAFARRQALKPETLDVGARLRGVADLLDTVTGARIRVVTEVPDRSCFVKVDLSQFETALVNMAVNARDAMEGEGTLTLRLECGVSLPAIRGHAAAAGPFAAVSLHDTGSGIEPTVLAHVFEPFFTTKEVGKGTGLGLSQVFGFAKQSGGDVAVDSAPGRGTTFTLYLPEVEPEASTVERGGKADPVEPGGYGQQVLVVEDNVEVGRFATQILEDLGYVTTWAANAASALEYLAERGATFDAVFSDVVMPGMNGVELAHEIQRRFPNLPVVLASGYSHVLAQEGRHGFELLQKPYSAEQLSRILQRVTVQRAEAGRS; translated from the coding sequence ATGCGCTCTCACGCGTGGTCGCGCTCGCCGCTCGGGCATCCCGGCACGTGGCCGTCCTGTCTGCGCTCGACGGTCAGCCTGATGCTGGGCTCGCGCTTCCCGATGTTCGTGGCGTTCGGTCCCGAACTCGGCTTCCTCTACAACGATGCTTACGCCGAAATCCTCGGTGACAAGCATCCCGAAGCGCTCGGCCGACCCTTCCACGACATCTGGCCGGAGATCTGGCCCGACATCGCACCGCTGATCGACCGGGCGCTGTCCGGCGAGCCGACGTGGTCCGAAGACATGCCGTTGACCATGAACCGGCGCGGCCACGACGAACAGACCTGGTTCACCTTCTCCTACTCGCCGGTGCGTGATGAGCAGGGCCGGGTTGCCGGCATGTTCTGCGCCTGCACCGAGACGACGGGACGTGTGCGCGCCGAGATCGGCCTGCGCGAGGCGGAGGCGCGCCAGAGGGCGCTCGCCGACCACCTGCCGAGCGGCTATGTCTACCAGCTCGCCACGCCCCGCGACGGATCGGATCGCCGATTCCTCTACGTGTCTCAGGGCTTCGAGCGCATGACCGGCCTGCCGGCGGAGGCGGTGCTCGCCGATCCGGCCGCCGCCTACGACCTCTTCCTGCCGGACCATCGCGAGCGTCTCGCCGAGGCTGAGGCGGCGGCCATCCGCGAACTCGCACCGTTCGATGTCGAGGCGCCGATGCGCCGCCCCGACGGCAGCATCGCCTGGACCCGGATCGTCTCGGCACCGCGCGCCGTCGGCGATTATCTGGTCTGGGACGGACTGCACCTCGACGACACGGCCCGGAGGCGAGCCGAGGAGCAACTGCGCGAGAGCGAGCGGCGCTTGCGGTTGGCGACCGAGGCGGCGGAGATCGGGCTCTGGGACGTCGACGAGGTCAAAGGGACCCTGTTCTGGCCGGCGCGAGTGAAGGCGATGTTCGGGATCTCGCCCGACGTGCCGGTCACGATGGCCGACTACTATGCCGGCCTGCACCCGGACGATCGCGAGGCCACGAGCGCCGCCTACGCCGCCGCCGCCGATCCGGACCGGCGCGCCGTCTACGATGTGGAGTACCGCACGGTCGGTCGGGAGGACGGGATCGTGCGCTGGGTCGCCGCCAAGGGAAGGGGCGTGTTCGAGGGCGGGCGCTGCCTGCGCGTGCTCGGCACGGCCATCGACATCACCGCACGCAAGCAGGCCGAGGCGGCGCTGCTCGATCGCGAGGCACGCCTCAAAGCCGTCTTCGCTCAGGCCGGAGCGGGCCTCGCGCTGACGGACATGGAGGGCCGCTTCACGGAGGTGAACGGGACCTACTGCACCATCGTCGGCCGCTCGCGTGACGAGGTGCTCGGCTCTCGCATGATCGAGATCACGCATCCGGACGATCGCTCCGGCAATATCCCTTCGTTCGAGGCGGCGGCGCGCGGCGGGACCGCGTTCGACATCGAGAAGCGGTATGTCCGTCCCGACGGCGAGATCGTCTGGGTTCGCAACAGCGTCTCGGCCGTGCGCTCGGACGACGGTCGGGTCGTGGCCATGCTGGCTGTCAGCGTGGACATCACCGACAGGGTCCGCGCCGAGCTGGCTCTCCGGGAGAGCGAGGCGCAGTTCCGTGTCCTCTCGCAGGTGCTGCCGAACTTCGTGTGGGCCACCGACGCGGACGGACGTGCCACTTGGTTCAATGAGCGCGTCTACGCCTATGCCGGCCTGATCCAGGGCCAGCTCGACGCGGAGGGGTGGTGGGCCATCGTCCATCCCGATGATCGCGAGCGTGTGGCGCGCGAATGGCTCGCCGCGGTGACGAGCGTCGACAGCTACCAGTGCGAATACAGGCTGAGGCGGGCGGACGGCACCTATCGTTGGTTCCTGGGCCGCGGTCAGCCGGTCGTGGCCGGCGACGGCGCGGTGCTGCGCTGGGTCGGCACCAGCACCGATATCGACGATCAGAAGCAGGTGATGGCCGAACTCGTGCGCTTCAACGAGGCCCTGGAGCGGCGCGTCGCCGAGCGCACGGCGGAGCATGACCGGGTCTGGCGCAACTCGCGCGACCTGCTGGTGGTGGTCGGCGCCGACGGCGTCTTCCGGGCGGCGAATCCGGCCTGGGAGGCGATCCTCGGCTACGGCCCGACGGAGGTGGTGGGGCGCCATTTCGGCACCTTCATCTGGCCGGACGATATCGAACTGACCCAGGCCGCCCTCGAGCGGGCCGTCAGCACCGGTCCGCTCACCGATTTCGAGAATCGCTATCGGCACAAGGAAGGGACGCCGCGCTGGATCTCCTGGCGCACCGCCATCGAGGGCGATCTGGTCTATGCGTATGGGCGCGACGTCACCGCCGAGCGGACGCAGGGCGAGGCACTCCGGCAGGCCGAGGAAGCGTTGCGCCAGTCGCAGAAGCTGGAGGCCGTCGGGCAATTGACCGGCGGCGTGGCCCATGACTTCAACAATCTGCTGACCATCATCCGCTCCTCGGTCGATTTCCTGCGCCGCCCCGACCTGCCCGAGGAACGCAAGAGCCGTTATCTCACCGCCGTCTCCGAAACGGTGGACCGGGCGGCCAAGCTGACCGGACAGCTCCTCGCATTCGCGCGGCGGCAGGCGCTCAAGCCCGAGACGCTCGATGTCGGCGCCCGCCTGCGCGGCGTGGCCGACCTTCTCGACACGGTGACCGGCGCCCGCATCCGAGTCGTGACCGAGGTCCCGGACAGGTCCTGCTTCGTCAAGGTGGACCTCAGCCAGTTCGAAACCGCCCTCGTCAACATGGCGGTCAACGCCCGTGACGCGATGGAGGGCGAAGGCACACTGACGCTGCGCCTCGAATGCGGCGTGTCGCTGCCCGCCATCCGGGGCCATGCCGCCGCGGCCGGACCGTTCGCCGCGGTTTCCCTCCACGACACCGGCTCCGGCATCGAACCCACCGTGCTCGCCCATGTCTTCGAGCCGTTCTTCACCACGAAGGAGGTCGGCAAGGGAACGGGCCTCGGCCTCTCACAGGTCTTCGGCTTCGCCAAGCAGTCCGGCGGGGATGTGGCCGTCGACAGCGCCCCCGGCCGCGGCACGACGTTCACGCTCTACCTGCCCGAGGTCGAGCCCGAGGCCTCAACCGTCGAGCGGGGCGGCAAGGCCGATCCGGTCGAGCCCGGCGGCTACGGCCAGCAGGTGCTGGTGGTCGAGGACAACGTCGAGGTCGGACGCTTCGCGACCCAGATTCTGGAGGATCTCGGCTACGTGACGACCTGGGCGGCGAATGCCGCCTCCGCGCTCGAATATCTCGCGGAGAGAGGCGCCACATTCGACGCCGTGTTCTCCGATGTGGTGATGCCCGGCATGAACGGCGTCGAGCTGGCGCATGAAATTCAGCGGCGCTTCCCGAACCTGCCCGTCGTGCTGGCCTCCGGCTACAGCCACGTGCTGGCCCAGGAAGGCCGCCACGGTTTCGAGCTCCTTCAGAAGCCCTACTCGGCCGAGCAGCTTTCCCGCATCCTGCAACGCGTCACGGTGCAGCGTGCCGAAGCCGGGCGCTCATAG